One Streptomyces sp. NBC_01217 genomic region harbors:
- a CDS encoding alpha/beta fold hydrolase — protein sequence MDILLIAGLWLDGSAWDDVVPALKELGHCPVPLTLPGQGDGSASATLDDEVAAVLAAVDSTPERLMVVGHSAACSLAWLAADARPKKVAKVALIGGVPSVDGTAYADFFESKGGVVPFPGWGPFEGPDSSDLDEGARDRIASAAIPVPEGVTKGLVHLTDERRFDVPVALVCPEFTPAQAREWIGAGDVPELAKAKHLDFVDIDSGHWPMFTKPIELARLLASAAADA from the coding sequence ATGGACATCCTGCTCATCGCCGGCCTGTGGCTCGACGGATCCGCATGGGACGACGTCGTGCCCGCGCTCAAGGAACTCGGCCACTGTCCCGTGCCGCTCACGCTCCCCGGTCAGGGTGACGGATCCGCGTCCGCCACGCTCGACGACGAGGTGGCAGCGGTGCTCGCGGCCGTGGACTCGACCCCCGAAAGGCTCATGGTCGTTGGGCATTCCGCCGCCTGCAGCCTGGCTTGGCTGGCCGCCGACGCGCGACCGAAGAAGGTGGCCAAAGTCGCTCTCATCGGCGGCGTCCCGTCCGTCGACGGGACGGCCTACGCCGACTTCTTCGAGTCGAAGGGCGGCGTCGTGCCCTTCCCCGGCTGGGGCCCGTTCGAGGGGCCGGACTCCTCTGACCTGGATGAGGGGGCCAGGGACCGCATCGCCTCCGCTGCCATCCCCGTACCCGAAGGGGTGACCAAGGGCCTGGTGCATCTGACCGACGAGCGACGGTTCGACGTCCCGGTCGCGCTCGTGTGTCCCGAATTCACCCCTGCCCAGGCCCGGGAGTGGATCGGCGCCGGTGACGTACCCGAACTCGCCAAGGCCAAGCACCTTGACTTCGTCGACATCGACTCAGGTCACTGGCCGATGTTCACCAAGCCGATCGAACTGGCCCGCCTCCTGGCCTCAGCGGCTGCCGACGCCTGA
- a CDS encoding aminoglycoside phosphotransferase family protein, with translation MTMTTPPSPSPAPYPSPSPSPSSQNWTRAERLDADRLTQALYAEAGVRLVVEGPCPGGQVGAAYVRWPDGRRSVLKWRPDTRLKDLRAGPLAVCEVLHTHGYPCPSTELAVQVDHAVVLVQELLPGTPMEVLDHHGLDQALALNESQAGMLARRPDVPSMSLYLLDDGPGYCLHEPLRRHSRRSGALEQRIASVGAGRPHRIPGRDVVHQDFHPGNLLAADGSVTGVIDWDGAGRGDRRFDLVTLRFGLHANEQPPGVTSRLDDILDGLPDDVLRLSWAHMSLRMVDWAIRHFAPGDVEHWLDLAEQRL, from the coding sequence ATGACGATGACCACGCCTCCATCCCCGTCCCCGGCTCCGTATCCGTCTCCGTCTCCGTCGCCGTCTTCGCAGAACTGGACACGTGCCGAGCGGCTCGATGCCGACCGGCTGACACAGGCCCTGTACGCCGAGGCAGGTGTTCGACTGGTGGTGGAGGGGCCCTGTCCGGGAGGACAGGTCGGTGCCGCGTACGTGCGGTGGCCGGACGGCCGCCGGTCCGTGCTGAAGTGGCGTCCGGACACACGGCTCAAGGATCTGCGGGCGGGCCCGCTGGCCGTGTGCGAAGTGCTGCACACACATGGATATCCATGCCCGTCGACGGAGTTGGCGGTCCAGGTGGATCACGCGGTCGTGCTCGTCCAGGAGTTGCTGCCGGGCACGCCGATGGAGGTCCTCGACCACCACGGGCTGGATCAGGCCCTCGCCCTCAACGAGTCACAGGCGGGGATGCTGGCCCGGCGTCCGGATGTCCCGTCGATGAGCCTGTATCTGCTCGACGACGGCCCCGGGTACTGTCTTCACGAGCCACTGCGTCGGCACAGCCGGCGCAGTGGTGCCCTGGAGCAGCGGATCGCGTCGGTCGGGGCCGGTCGTCCTCACCGGATACCCGGACGCGACGTCGTGCACCAGGACTTCCACCCCGGCAACCTGCTCGCCGCCGACGGCTCGGTCACCGGTGTCATCGACTGGGACGGCGCGGGCCGGGGAGACCGCCGTTTCGACCTGGTCACCCTGCGCTTCGGGCTGCATGCGAACGAACAGCCCCCGGGCGTCACGAGCCGCCTCGACGACATTCTGGACGGCCTGCCCGACGACGTACTGCGGCTCTCCTGGGCGCATATGAGTCTGCGCATGGTCGACTGGGCCATCAGGCACTTCGCCCCGGGCGACGTGGAGCACTGGCTCGACCTGGCCGAGCAGCGCCTGTGA
- a CDS encoding LysE/ArgO family amino acid transporter — protein sequence MTAILVAGLLAGYGIAVPVGAVGTYLVGLTARTSLRTGACAALGVATADGLYAVVAVVGGSSLTQILAPVMAPLRWASALVLIALAVHSGTTAIGRYRGRRSVARIETEAVSPARSYLMLLGMTMMNPATVVYFAALVLGSRTTADAGHLERAVFVLAAFVASASWQLMLAGGGALLGRAVTSRRGQLATALASSVLITALAVQLL from the coding sequence ATGACCGCCATCCTGGTCGCGGGACTGCTCGCCGGGTACGGCATCGCCGTCCCGGTGGGTGCGGTCGGGACCTATCTGGTGGGCCTCACCGCCCGGACATCTCTGAGGACGGGTGCCTGCGCGGCTCTGGGCGTCGCCACCGCCGACGGCCTCTACGCGGTCGTCGCGGTCGTGGGAGGTTCCTCGCTCACGCAGATCCTCGCGCCGGTCATGGCGCCCCTGCGCTGGGCGTCGGCGCTGGTGCTGATCGCACTGGCGGTCCACAGCGGTACGACGGCGATCGGGCGCTACCGAGGGCGACGGAGCGTGGCCCGGATCGAGACGGAAGCTGTCAGTCCGGCACGGTCCTACCTGATGCTGCTCGGGATGACCATGATGAACCCGGCCACGGTCGTCTACTTCGCGGCGCTCGTGCTCGGCAGCCGTACCACCGCCGACGCCGGCCATCTGGAGAGGGCCGTGTTCGTGCTCGCCGCCTTTGTGGCGTCGGCGAGTTGGCAGCTGATGCTCGCCGGTGGGGGAGCGCTGCTGGGCCGGGCGGTGACGAGCCGCCGCGGGCAGCTGGCCACCGCCCTGGCCTCCAGCGTCCTGATCACGGCACTCGCCGTGCAGTTGCTGTGA
- a CDS encoding helix-turn-helix transcriptional regulator, with the protein MPTDPSPTARVLRALEILRTRPGATADELAACLGVTERAARRYVAILREAGIPVESTRGPYGGYRLGRGTRLPPVVFSEPEALGLVMAVLDSRPAAAEADDLVGSALGKVIRALPESIGRQAAALREHASAVPDRHSARPDPPTTSALVTAAAARRRVRITYRSESGNEWEAEVDPWAVVVRHGRWYLLCHSHRADAIRTYRIDRVGAVQQTAHEFEPPDGLDPVAAVEENLGTGWEFPTRVVFHAPLAEVAPWIRPPMGRLEPSEDGCVLIGSTRNAAMYAQEWLASVPFAFRVDGGEELRAAVATLAARFSAALADRP; encoded by the coding sequence GTGCCGACCGATCCCAGCCCCACCGCACGAGTTCTGCGCGCTCTTGAGATCCTTCGGACCCGCCCCGGTGCGACTGCGGACGAGCTCGCCGCGTGTCTTGGTGTCACGGAGCGGGCCGCGCGCCGGTACGTCGCGATCCTCAGAGAGGCGGGCATCCCCGTCGAGTCGACCCGGGGTCCCTATGGCGGCTACCGGCTCGGACGCGGGACCAGGCTGCCGCCGGTCGTCTTCTCGGAGCCCGAGGCACTTGGGCTGGTCATGGCGGTGCTGGACAGCCGGCCGGCAGCCGCCGAGGCCGACGACCTCGTCGGTTCGGCCCTGGGCAAGGTCATCCGGGCACTGCCCGAGAGCATCGGCCGACAAGCAGCGGCTCTGCGAGAGCACGCCTCGGCCGTGCCCGACCGGCACTCGGCCCGTCCAGACCCCCCTACCACCAGCGCGCTCGTCACCGCCGCCGCGGCCCGACGTCGTGTGCGGATCACGTACCGGAGCGAGTCCGGCAACGAATGGGAAGCCGAGGTGGACCCCTGGGCGGTCGTCGTCCGCCATGGACGCTGGTACCTCCTGTGTCACTCCCATCGCGCGGACGCGATCCGTACCTACCGGATCGACCGAGTCGGCGCCGTACAGCAGACCGCCCACGAGTTCGAGCCGCCCGACGGCCTCGACCCGGTCGCAGCAGTGGAGGAGAACCTGGGAACCGGGTGGGAGTTCCCCACCCGCGTTGTGTTCCACGCCCCACTGGCCGAGGTGGCCCCGTGGATCCGGCCTCCCATGGGACGGCTCGAACCGTCGGAGGACGGATGCGTGCTCATCGGCAGCACAAGAAATGCCGCGATGTACGCGCAGGAATGGCTGGCGAGCGTGCCGTTCGCCTTCCGCGTCGATGGCGGAGAAGAACTACGCGCCGCGGTCGCGACGCTCGCGGCGCGTTTCAGTGCCGCCCTGGCGGACCGACCCTGA
- a CDS encoding MFS transporter → MFLTGLAALAVVPTLPTAARDLDGVSLFPLVAGCFVAASLLGGVLGGHWADSAGAQRPLAAGMALAVATLLASAASTSIWQLAAGRFLDGLAGGMVAVAINTAIGQAYPDRLRPRVLALMSACWIVPSLVGPPLAGLVAQWWSWRAVFLGLAALTLLPALAVVAVLRGRSWRAAPAPSGDRPSRPALVIATAVSVGAALGQYGASGWDLRHLLFAAGGLALLVVFAPRLLPPGTWRAARGLPATVLLRGLSSGVFFTLEALVPLMLVTDRDVAPVVTGLAFTGAAVAWAASSWVQGRLLERVPRHRLVVAGALVLAAAVAIAAVGTLPAMPAPLAASAMVVAAIGMGLLAPSLTVLSLSHAPPGRQGCAGSAMQTTQNLGQITVLGVSSALFNACLGSGASDFTGYGAAFGLLLAPCVLATVLAARTRSH, encoded by the coding sequence ATGTTCCTGACCGGGCTGGCCGCGCTGGCCGTGGTACCCACCCTGCCCACGGCCGCACGGGACCTTGACGGGGTGTCGCTCTTCCCGCTGGTGGCGGGATGCTTCGTGGCCGCGAGTCTGCTGGGCGGGGTACTCGGTGGCCATTGGGCGGACAGTGCCGGTGCGCAGCGCCCCCTGGCTGCGGGCATGGCGCTGGCGGTGGCCACACTGCTCGCCTCGGCCGCCAGCACCTCGATCTGGCAACTGGCGGCCGGGCGCTTCCTGGACGGGCTGGCGGGCGGAATGGTCGCGGTGGCGATCAACACCGCCATCGGCCAGGCGTACCCCGATCGCCTGCGACCGCGCGTCCTGGCGCTGATGAGTGCCTGCTGGATCGTTCCGTCGCTGGTCGGTCCTCCGCTGGCGGGGCTGGTGGCCCAGTGGTGGTCCTGGCGCGCGGTGTTCCTGGGCCTGGCCGCTCTCACCCTGCTGCCCGCCCTGGCCGTGGTGGCCGTGCTGCGCGGCCGCTCCTGGCGGGCCGCGCCCGCGCCGTCGGGCGACAGGCCGTCACGCCCCGCGCTGGTGATCGCGACAGCGGTGAGCGTGGGCGCGGCGCTGGGGCAGTACGGCGCCTCGGGCTGGGACCTGCGCCACCTTCTGTTCGCCGCGGGAGGACTCGCCCTGCTGGTGGTGTTCGCGCCCCGGCTGCTGCCGCCCGGAACCTGGCGTGCCGCGCGCGGCCTGCCGGCCACGGTGCTGCTGCGCGGGCTGAGCTCGGGGGTGTTCTTCACGCTGGAGGCCCTCGTCCCGCTGATGCTGGTCACCGACCGGGATGTGGCTCCGGTCGTGACAGGCCTGGCCTTCACGGGCGCCGCCGTGGCCTGGGCGGCCTCGTCCTGGGTGCAGGGCCGCCTGCTGGAGCGCGTGCCCCGGCACCGTCTGGTCGTGGCCGGGGCACTGGTGCTGGCGGCGGCGGTCGCGATCGCCGCAGTCGGGACGCTTCCGGCGATGCCCGCGCCCCTTGCCGCATCGGCGATGGTCGTCGCGGCCATCGGCATGGGCCTGCTCGCCCCCTCGCTCACCGTGCTGTCGCTCTCCCATGCGCCGCCCGGCCGGCAGGGCTGTGCGGGCAGCGCGATGCAGACCACCCAGAACTTGGGCCAGATAACGGTTCTGGGGGTCTCATCCGCCCTCTTCAACGCCTGCCTGGGCTCAGGCGCGAGCGACTTCACCGGCTACGGCGCCGCCTTCGGGCTGCTGCTCGCGCCATGTGTCCTGGCCACCGTGCTCGCCGCCCGCACTCGAAGCCACTGA
- a CDS encoding NAD(P)H-dependent flavin oxidoreductase: METELSKKLGVEHAIFGFTPFPAVAAAITRAGGFGVLGAVRYTAPDDLARDLDWVQEHTDGKPYGLDVVMPAKKVEGVTEADVEAMIPAGHRRFVQDTLAKHGVPELAEGEASGWRITGWMEEVARNQLDVAFDYPIGLLANALGSPPADVVQRAHDQDVLVAALAGSARHARHHADSGIDIVVAQGYEAGGHTGEIASMVLVPDVVDAVGPLPVLAAGGIGSGEQIAAGLALGAQGVWLGSLWLTTEEADLHSRTLTRKLLAAGSGDTVRSRALTGKPARQLRTEWTDAWDDPAGPGTLPMPLQGLLVAEAVSRIQKYETGALLGTPVGQIVGRMNSERSVQAVFDDLTRGFERAVDRINRIAGRSAS; the protein is encoded by the coding sequence ATGGAGACGGAGCTGAGCAAGAAACTGGGAGTCGAGCACGCCATCTTCGGCTTCACGCCGTTCCCCGCGGTGGCCGCGGCGATCACCCGGGCCGGCGGATTCGGCGTACTCGGCGCGGTCCGCTACACCGCCCCCGACGACCTCGCGCGCGACCTCGACTGGGTGCAGGAGCACACCGACGGCAAGCCGTACGGCCTCGACGTCGTCATGCCCGCGAAGAAGGTGGAGGGGGTGACCGAGGCCGACGTCGAGGCGATGATCCCGGCCGGACACCGCCGGTTCGTCCAGGACACCCTTGCCAAGCACGGCGTGCCGGAACTCGCCGAGGGCGAGGCGTCCGGCTGGCGCATCACCGGATGGATGGAGGAAGTCGCCCGCAACCAGCTCGACGTCGCCTTCGACTACCCCATCGGGCTTCTGGCCAACGCCCTGGGCTCACCGCCTGCCGATGTCGTGCAGCGCGCCCACGACCAGGACGTCCTTGTCGCCGCGCTCGCCGGAAGCGCCAGACACGCCCGCCACCACGCGGACTCGGGCATCGACATCGTCGTCGCACAGGGGTACGAGGCGGGCGGTCACACCGGTGAGATCGCCTCCATGGTCCTGGTCCCGGACGTGGTCGACGCCGTGGGCCCGCTCCCCGTACTCGCCGCGGGCGGCATCGGCAGCGGGGAGCAGATCGCCGCCGGACTCGCCCTCGGCGCTCAGGGTGTCTGGCTCGGCTCCCTCTGGCTGACCACGGAAGAGGCCGACCTGCACTCCCGCACGCTGACCCGCAAACTCCTTGCCGCAGGCTCCGGCGACACCGTCCGCTCCCGCGCCCTCACCGGCAAACCCGCACGCCAGCTCCGTACCGAATGGACCGACGCCTGGGACGATCCGGCGGGCCCCGGCACCCTGCCCATGCCGCTCCAGGGGCTGCTGGTGGCCGAGGCCGTCTCCCGTATCCAGAAGTACGAGACGGGCGCACTGCTCGGCACTCCCGTCGGCCAGATCGTCGGCCGGATGAACAGCGAACGCAGCGTGCAGGCAGTCTTCGACGATCTGACCCGTGGCTTCGAACGCGCCGTGGACCGGATCAACCGCATCGCCGGACGGAGCGCCTCATGA
- a CDS encoding serine hydrolase encodes MTEDAAGRGMSRRRLGGGMLALGGALALAPIPFAERASAMESGAGSSDMHAGTGASAASAQARPTLRRGSAARAGLLQGPLDQLVADAEKFLSDSPKHPWYAGAVLLAGRGGTVALHHPIGKAVRYAAYDEKTDTGVEFPPDQQIAMAEDTVFDLASVSKLFTSILAVQQIERGTLELEAKVASYLPDFAGGGKQDITIRQLLTHTSGFRAWIPLYAAPTREGKLELLWNEVPANPPGTVYLYSDLNLISLQLVLEKITGRTEDVLLREQITAPLGMHRTRYNPPASWKPKIAATEDARRPWSGLDRGLVWGEVHDENAYSLDGVAGHAGVFSCAWDLAILARTLLNGGVYGRARILSAESVDLLFTDFNTAFPGDAHGLGFELYQHWYMGAMATPRTAGHTGFTGTSLVLDPTTDSFLIVLGNSVHPVRSWRSGSAPRVATANQMARAVAVRPARGRTAWFSGLASATSATLTLPAVRLDSSRARLSSALWWDTEPGSDFLFLEASADAGATWQPVPFTTVPATGHQHPEPEPHPAGSVSGWSGRVWHRLDADLAAWRGKEVRLRWRYATDQLYVGRGVYVDAIRVEDGRRTVFDEGRAGDAAGIEALGWTASAN; translated from the coding sequence ATGACCGAGGACGCGGCCGGCAGGGGGATGAGCCGACGCAGGCTGGGCGGTGGGATGCTGGCCCTGGGCGGAGCACTCGCCCTGGCGCCGATTCCGTTCGCGGAGCGGGCGTCGGCCATGGAGTCGGGGGCGGGGTCGTCGGATATGCACGCAGGGACCGGGGCGAGCGCGGCATCCGCGCAGGCGCGGCCGACACTGCGGCGCGGATCGGCCGCCCGTGCCGGGTTGCTGCAGGGGCCCCTGGACCAATTGGTCGCCGATGCGGAGAAGTTCCTCTCCGACTCCCCCAAACACCCCTGGTACGCGGGTGCGGTGCTGCTCGCCGGACGGGGTGGCACGGTGGCTCTGCACCACCCGATCGGCAAGGCCGTGCGCTACGCGGCCTACGACGAGAAGACCGACACCGGGGTGGAGTTCCCGCCGGACCAGCAGATCGCCATGGCCGAGGACACCGTCTTCGACCTGGCCTCGGTGTCGAAGCTGTTCACCTCGATCCTGGCCGTGCAGCAGATCGAGCGCGGGACGCTGGAGCTGGAGGCGAAGGTCGCCTCGTATCTGCCCGATTTCGCGGGTGGCGGCAAGCAGGACATCACGATCCGTCAGCTGCTCACGCACACGTCGGGCTTCCGTGCCTGGATTCCGCTCTACGCGGCACCGACGCGGGAGGGGAAGCTGGAGCTGCTGTGGAACGAGGTGCCCGCCAATCCGCCCGGCACGGTGTACCTCTACTCCGACCTCAATCTGATCTCGCTGCAACTGGTCCTGGAGAAGATCACCGGCCGCACGGAGGATGTCCTGCTCCGTGAGCAGATCACTGCTCCGCTCGGGATGCACCGCACCCGGTACAACCCGCCGGCCTCCTGGAAGCCGAAGATCGCCGCGACCGAGGACGCCCGGCGCCCCTGGTCCGGCCTCGACCGCGGGCTGGTCTGGGGCGAGGTGCACGACGAGAACGCCTACAGCCTGGATGGCGTGGCGGGCCACGCCGGGGTCTTCTCCTGCGCCTGGGACCTCGCGATCCTCGCCCGTACGCTGCTCAACGGCGGGGTCTACGGCCGGGCGCGGATTCTCTCCGCGGAATCGGTGGACCTGCTGTTCACGGACTTCAACACCGCGTTCCCCGGCGATGCGCACGGTCTCGGCTTCGAGCTCTACCAGCACTGGTACATGGGGGCGATGGCCACCCCGCGTACCGCTGGCCACACCGGTTTCACCGGCACCAGCCTGGTCCTGGACCCGACGACCGACTCGTTCCTCATCGTCCTCGGCAACTCGGTACACCCGGTGCGCAGTTGGCGCTCCGGCAGCGCGCCGCGCGTCGCCACCGCAAACCAGATGGCGCGCGCCGTCGCCGTCCGCCCCGCCCGGGGACGTACGGCATGGTTCTCGGGGCTGGCGAGCGCCACCAGCGCCACCCTCACGCTGCCCGCGGTGCGTCTCGATTCGTCGCGGGCCCGGCTGAGCTCGGCCCTGTGGTGGGACACCGAGCCCGGGTCCGACTTCCTCTTCCTGGAGGCATCGGCGGACGCCGGGGCGACCTGGCAACCGGTCCCGTTCACCACCGTACCGGCGACCGGTCATCAGCACCCGGAGCCCGAACCGCATCCGGCGGGCTCGGTCTCCGGCTGGTCCGGCCGGGTCTGGCACCGCCTCGACGCGGATCTCGCCGCCTGGCGCGGCAAAGAGGTGCGGCTGCGGTGGCGGTATGCGACGGATCAGTTGTACGTCGGGCGCGGGGTGTACGTGGACGCCATCCGGGTCGAGGACGGCAGGAGAACGGTCTTCGACGAGGGCCGGGCCGGCGATGCCGCGGGCATCGAGGCGCTGGGCTGGACGGCTTCGGCGAACTGA
- a CDS encoding VOC family protein, producing the protein MPPQMKLTAISLDCPDPRALAAFYRQATGFELHPESDGDFAGLVREDGFVIGFQRVDNYRAPQWPSQTAPQQFHLDFAVDDLDEAEAMLLELGAAKPEYQPDGDRWRVFTDPAGHPFCVTRRARVPFVDPSV; encoded by the coding sequence ATGCCCCCGCAGATGAAGCTCACCGCGATAAGCCTCGACTGTCCCGATCCCCGGGCGCTGGCCGCGTTCTATCGGCAGGCCACCGGGTTCGAGCTCCACCCCGAGTCGGACGGCGACTTCGCCGGCCTCGTCCGCGAGGACGGGTTCGTCATCGGCTTCCAACGGGTTGACAACTACCGGGCTCCGCAGTGGCCCAGCCAGACTGCGCCACAACAGTTCCACCTCGACTTCGCGGTCGATGACCTCGACGAAGCCGAGGCGATGCTGCTGGAGCTGGGTGCGGCCAAACCTGAGTACCAACCGGACGGTGACAGGTGGCGCGTCTTCACCGACCCGGCCGGGCACCCTTTCTGCGTGACCAGGCGTGCGCGCGTCCCATTCGTCGATCCATCCGTGTGA
- a CDS encoding endo-1,4-beta-xylanase: MFSASARPQLRIRARRALVLTTAGVLGAAGVLSLAGTANAASTLGASAAAKGRYFGAAVAANHLGEAQYASTLDTEFNSVTPENEMKWDAVEPTRNSFNYGSADQIVSHAQGKGMKVRGHTLVWHSQLPGWVGGLAAADLRSAMNNHITQVMTHYKGKIYAWDVVNEAFQDGSSGARLSSPFQDKLGNGFIEEAFRTARAADSGAKLCYNDYNTDGQNAKSNAVYNMVKDFKQRGVPIDCVGFQSHFNSNSPVPGDYQANLQRFADLGVYVQITELDIEGSGSAQATSYGKVVNACLAVSRCTGITVWGIPDKYSWRSSGTPLLFDDNYNKKPAYDAVLSALGGTSGGGGGGGATCAATYTRTSTWNGGFNGQVTVKAGSSAISSWTVPVTVTSPQKVSATWNGSPTWDSSGNVMTMKPNGNASLAAGASTTFGFTVTTNGNTNAPTVGGCTAS, encoded by the coding sequence GTGTTCTCGGCATCTGCACGCCCGCAGCTGCGAATCCGGGCCAGACGGGCGCTCGTCCTCACCACGGCAGGTGTGCTGGGTGCCGCCGGCGTCCTCTCGCTGGCCGGTACGGCGAACGCCGCGAGCACGCTCGGCGCATCGGCTGCGGCAAAGGGCCGGTACTTCGGCGCGGCAGTCGCGGCCAACCACCTCGGTGAGGCGCAGTACGCCTCCACACTGGACACCGAATTCAACTCGGTGACGCCCGAGAACGAGATGAAGTGGGACGCCGTCGAGCCCACCCGTAACTCGTTCAACTACGGCTCCGCCGACCAGATCGTCAGCCACGCCCAGGGCAAGGGCATGAAGGTCCGCGGCCACACTCTGGTGTGGCACTCGCAGCTGCCCGGCTGGGTCGGCGGGCTCGCCGCGGCCGATCTGCGCTCGGCGATGAACAACCACATCACCCAGGTCATGACCCACTACAAGGGCAAGATCTACGCCTGGGACGTGGTCAACGAAGCATTCCAGGACGGCAGCAGCGGCGCACGGCTCAGCTCACCGTTCCAGGACAAGCTCGGCAACGGATTCATCGAGGAGGCGTTCCGCACCGCGCGCGCCGCCGACTCGGGTGCCAAGCTCTGCTACAACGACTACAACACCGATGGTCAGAACGCGAAGAGCAACGCGGTCTACAACATGGTGAAGGACTTCAAGCAGCGCGGCGTGCCGATCGACTGCGTGGGCTTCCAGTCGCACTTCAACAGCAACTCCCCCGTCCCCGGCGACTACCAGGCCAATCTGCAGCGCTTCGCCGACCTCGGTGTCTACGTGCAGATCACCGAGCTGGACATCGAGGGTTCGGGTTCTGCCCAGGCCACCAGTTACGGCAAGGTCGTGAACGCCTGTCTGGCCGTGTCGCGCTGCACCGGCATCACCGTCTGGGGCATCCCCGACAAGTACTCGTGGCGCAGCAGTGGTACCCCGCTGCTGTTCGACGACAACTACAACAAGAAGCCGGCGTACGACGCGGTGCTCTCCGCGCTCGGCGGCACGAGCGGGGGCGGCGGCGGTGGCGGTGCGACCTGCGCGGCGACCTACACCCGGACGAGCACCTGGAACGGCGGCTTCAACGGGCAGGTGACGGTGAAGGCCGGGAGCTCCGCGATCAGCAGCTGGACCGTGCCGGTGACCGTCACCTCGCCGCAGAAGGTCTCCGCGACCTGGAACGGCAGCCCGACCTGGGACAGCAGCGGCAATGTGATGACGATGAAGCCGAACGGCAACGCCAGCCTGGCCGCCGGGGCGTCGACGACCTTCGGGTTCACCGTCACGACCAACGGCAACACGAACGCGCCCACGGTCGGCGGCTGCACCGCCTCCTGA
- a CDS encoding acyl-CoA synthetase, producing MNRPPNGFWAQATADPDRTVLVAPDGETWTAGRLHAAANRLVHGLRAAGLRRGDAFAVVLPNGAEFFTAYLAASQAGLYLVPVNHHFVGPEIAWIVSDSGAKVLIAHERFARAVAAAADEAKLPATHRYAVGTVDGFRPYAELLDGQPDTPPGSRTLGWVMNYTSGTTGRPRGIRRPLPGKLPEESHLGGFLGIFGIKPFDGNVHLVCSPLYHTAVLQFAGASLHIGHPLVLMDKWTPEEMLRLMDTHRCTHTHMVPTQFHRLLALPDEVKRGYDVTAMRHAIHGAAPCPDHVKRAMIDWWGRSVEEYYAASEGGGAFATAEDWLKKPGTVGRAWPISELAVFDDDGNRLPPGELGTVYMKMNTGGFSYHKDETKTKKSRIGDFFTVGDLGILDEDGYLFLRDRKIDMIISGGVNIYPAEIESALLSHPAVADAAVFGIPHPDWGEEVKAAVEPAGGHEAGDTLAADILRHCEHHLAAYKRPRSIDFIAAMPRDPNGKLYKRRLRDPYWEGHQRPL from the coding sequence ATGAACCGGCCGCCGAACGGGTTCTGGGCCCAGGCCACAGCCGACCCCGACCGTACGGTCCTTGTGGCGCCCGACGGGGAGACCTGGACGGCGGGCCGGCTGCACGCCGCGGCCAACCGCCTGGTCCACGGACTGCGCGCCGCCGGGCTCCGGCGGGGCGACGCCTTCGCGGTCGTCCTGCCCAACGGTGCGGAGTTCTTCACCGCCTACCTCGCCGCCTCCCAGGCGGGCCTGTATCTCGTCCCCGTCAACCACCACTTCGTCGGCCCGGAGATCGCCTGGATCGTCTCCGACTCCGGCGCCAAGGTGCTGATCGCCCACGAGCGGTTCGCCCGGGCGGTGGCCGCGGCCGCGGACGAGGCGAAGCTCCCGGCGACCCACCGCTATGCGGTGGGTACGGTCGACGGCTTCCGCCCGTACGCCGAACTGCTCGACGGACAGCCCGACACGCCACCCGGATCCCGCACCCTCGGCTGGGTCATGAACTACACCTCGGGCACCACCGGCCGCCCGCGCGGCATCCGCCGTCCGCTCCCCGGAAAGCTCCCCGAGGAGAGCCACCTCGGCGGATTCCTCGGCATCTTCGGCATCAAACCCTTCGACGGCAACGTCCATCTGGTCTGCTCGCCGCTCTACCACACGGCCGTCCTCCAGTTCGCGGGCGCCTCCCTGCACATCGGGCACCCGCTGGTCCTGATGGACAAGTGGACGCCCGAGGAGATGCTGCGGCTCATGGACACCCATCGCTGCACCCACACCCACATGGTCCCCACCCAGTTCCACCGCCTCCTCGCCCTCCCCGACGAGGTGAAGCGGGGATACGACGTCACCGCCATGCGCCACGCGATCCACGGCGCGGCCCCCTGCCCCGACCACGTCAAGCGCGCCATGATCGACTGGTGGGGGCGGTCCGTCGAGGAGTACTACGCGGCCAGCGAGGGCGGCGGCGCCTTCGCCACCGCCGAGGACTGGCTGAAGAAACCGGGCACGGTCGGCCGCGCCTGGCCCATCAGCGAACTCGCCGTCTTCGACGACGACGGCAACCGCCTGCCACCCGGCGAACTCGGCACCGTCTACATGAAGATGAACACCGGCGGCTTCAGCTACCACAAGGACGAGACCAAGACGAAGAAGAGCCGCATCGGAGACTTCTTCACCGTCGGCGACCTCGGCATCCTCGACGAGGACGGCTACCTCTTCCTCCGCGACCGCAAGATCGACATGATCATCTCCGGCGGCGTCAACATCTACCCCGCCGAGATCGAGAGCGCCCTCCTTAGCCACCCCGCGGTCGCCGACGCCGCGGTCTTCGGCATCCCGCACCCCGACTGGGGCGAGGAGGTCAAGGCGGCCGTCGAACCCGCCGGCGGACACGAGGCGGGAGACACACTGGCCGCCGACATCCTGCGCCACTGCGAACACCACCTGGCCGCGTACAAACGCCCCAGGAGCATCGACTTCATCGCGGCAATGCCCCGCGACCCCAACGGCAAGCTGTACAAACGGCGACTGCGCGACCCGTACTGGGAAGGCCACCAACGGCCACTGTGA